One region of Deinococcus budaensis genomic DNA includes:
- the cysC gene encoding adenylyl-sulfate kinase: MTATLNRPETGTGRVVWFTGLSGAGKSTLASALRDDLAARGVAVELLDGDAVRENLSKGLGFSREDRDTNVRRIAFVAGLLAKHGVTVLVSAISPYADTRREVLSALPHPTEVFVDAPLEVVTERDVKGLYLKALAGDLPHFTGVSDPYEAPETPDLHLRTDQISVEEGIRQLLAHLGYGA, from the coding sequence ATGACCGCCACGCTGAACCGCCCGGAAACCGGCACGGGCCGCGTCGTGTGGTTCACGGGCCTGTCGGGCGCGGGCAAAAGCACGCTGGCTTCGGCGCTGCGGGACGACCTCGCGGCGCGCGGGGTCGCCGTCGAGCTGCTCGACGGTGACGCCGTGCGCGAGAACCTCAGCAAGGGGTTGGGCTTTTCCCGGGAGGACCGTGACACCAATGTCCGGCGCATCGCCTTCGTGGCGGGGCTGCTGGCCAAGCACGGGGTCACGGTGCTCGTCAGCGCGATCAGCCCCTACGCGGACACCCGGCGGGAGGTCCTCTCGGCGCTGCCCCATCCCACGGAAGTGTTCGTGGACGCGCCGCTGGAAGTGGTGACCGAACGGGACGTGAAGGGGTTGTACCTCAAGGCGCTCGCAGGTGACCTGCCGCACTTCACAGGGGTTTCCGATCCTTACGAGGCCCCCGAGACGCCCGACCTGCACCTGCGGACCGACCAGATCAGCGTGGAGGAGGGGATACGCCAGCTCCTCGCGCACCTGGGGTACGGCGCATGA
- a CDS encoding nitrite/sulfite reductase codes for MSDIETLKKELPPFQIFDLIPQYAAQGFIDPERIDLLKWAGVYPQRPQEDGFLMMRVRVPSAEFATSTLREVANIAEEYGRGFLDVTDRQAFQFHWLTIDKIPEIFDRLEPLGLHPRGACGDTVRAVIASPLAGLDARETIDVRPIAFAMEGTLTGSNDFQDLPRKFKMSLTATPELEGIHMINDVGFLAHTVNGEVGFDVWVGGGLGAVAHLAKRLGVFIKPEEVVEVGRAIAGAYRDHGYRVNRKKSRLKFLIKDIGVERFREIVETEYLGRKLPDGPAAPVARFGGNDVLGVNPQRDGLNYVVVATTVGRIDPRKARGLADLADRYGKGVLRTTAFQNMVIPHVKTEDLAELSAELALLDLAPKTTLRGTTIACTGTQFCRLALTETKARTANLVDDLEPKFSDLDVPFTINLTGCSNACTRYQVADLGFMGALRANKETGGEEEVYNVHLAGSIGQAQRTGTKLKGVVPAVRLNEYAEAVLSDFRAGKHPGESFVEYADRVGHERFTPDAVLRGDREVVTA; via the coding sequence ATGAGCGACATCGAGACCCTGAAAAAAGAGCTGCCCCCCTTCCAGATTTTCGACCTGATCCCGCAGTACGCGGCGCAGGGCTTTATCGACCCCGAGCGCATCGACCTGCTGAAGTGGGCGGGCGTGTACCCGCAGCGGCCGCAAGAAGACGGCTTCCTGATGATGCGCGTGCGGGTGCCCAGCGCCGAGTTCGCCACCTCGACCCTGCGCGAGGTCGCCAATATCGCGGAGGAGTACGGGCGCGGCTTTCTGGACGTGACCGACCGTCAAGCCTTTCAGTTTCACTGGCTGACCATCGACAAGATTCCCGAGATTTTCGACCGGCTCGAACCGCTGGGCCTGCACCCCCGGGGAGCCTGCGGCGACACGGTGCGCGCGGTGATCGCCTCGCCGCTGGCGGGCCTCGACGCCCGCGAGACCATCGACGTGCGGCCCATCGCCTTCGCGATGGAAGGCACCCTGACCGGCAGCAACGACTTTCAGGACCTGCCGCGCAAATTCAAGATGAGCCTGACGGCCACCCCCGAGCTGGAAGGCATCCACATGATCAACGACGTGGGCTTTCTGGCGCACACGGTGAATGGAGAGGTCGGCTTCGACGTGTGGGTGGGCGGCGGCCTGGGGGCGGTCGCGCACCTCGCCAAGCGGCTGGGCGTCTTTATCAAGCCGGAGGAAGTGGTGGAGGTGGGCCGGGCCATCGCCGGGGCGTACCGCGACCACGGCTACCGGGTCAACCGCAAGAAGAGCCGCCTGAAGTTCCTGATCAAGGACATCGGCGTGGAGCGCTTTCGCGAGATCGTGGAGACCGAGTACCTGGGCCGCAAGCTGCCCGACGGCCCCGCCGCCCCCGTCGCCCGCTTCGGCGGCAACGACGTGCTGGGGGTCAACCCGCAGCGGGACGGCCTGAACTACGTCGTGGTGGCGACCACCGTGGGCCGCATCGACCCGCGCAAGGCGCGCGGCCTGGCCGACCTCGCCGACCGCTACGGCAAGGGCGTGCTGCGGACCACCGCCTTCCAGAACATGGTCATCCCGCACGTGAAGACTGAGGACCTGGCCGAGCTGAGCGCCGAGCTGGCGCTGCTTGACCTCGCGCCCAAGACCACCCTGCGCGGCACGACCATCGCCTGCACCGGCACCCAGTTCTGCCGCCTGGCGCTCACCGAGACCAAGGCGCGCACCGCGAACCTCGTGGACGACCTGGAGCCGAAGTTCAGTGACCTGGACGTGCCCTTCACCATCAACCTGACGGGCTGCTCGAACGCCTGCACCCGCTATCAGGTGGCCGACCTGGGCTTCATGGGCGCCCTGCGGGCCAACAAGGAGACGGGCGGCGAGGAAGAGGTCTACAACGTCCACCTCGCCGGGAGCATCGGGCAGGCCCAGCGCACCGGCACCAAGCTGAAGGGCGTGGTGCCCGCCGTGCGCCTGAACGAGTACGCCGAGGCGGTGCTCTCGGACTTCCGCGCGGGCAAGCACCCCGGCGAGAGTTTCGTCGAATACGCCGACCGGGTGGGGCACGAACGCTTCACACCCGACGCGGTGCTGCGCGGCGACCGGGAGGTCGTGACGGCATGA
- a CDS encoding Rrf2 family transcriptional regulator: MRLSATDVYAFQALGFLGTQALDAQDPARWVSSEEISEATGVHRPYLVRILAALTAKGIVKSKKGIGGGYALSRKPRLISLCEVVRAIDGPVAPLSCISLNWHEPCVEENRCHVRATVYTRMRDAMLGVLQDFSVEDLVTDARQGVSYGHCLGHLLKPNA, from the coding sequence ATGCGCCTCTCGGCCACCGACGTGTACGCCTTTCAGGCGCTGGGCTTCCTGGGCACCCAGGCGCTGGATGCCCAGGACCCGGCGCGCTGGGTGTCCAGCGAGGAGATCAGCGAGGCGACCGGCGTCCACCGGCCGTACCTGGTGCGGATTCTGGCGGCGCTGACCGCCAAGGGCATCGTCAAGAGCAAGAAGGGCATCGGCGGCGGGTACGCGCTGTCGCGCAAGCCCCGGCTGATCTCGCTGTGCGAGGTGGTGCGGGCCATCGACGGGCCGGTCGCGCCCCTCTCATGCATCAGCCTCAACTGGCACGAGCCGTGCGTCGAGGAGAACCGCTGCCACGTCCGCGCCACCGTCTATACCCGGATGCGCGACGCGATGCTGGGCGTCTTGCAGGACTTCAGCGTGGAAGACCTGGTGACCGACGCGCGGCAGGGCGTGAGCTACGGGCACTGCCTGGGGCATCTGCTCAAGCCCAACGCCTGA
- a CDS encoding DUF1028 domain-containing protein encodes MTFSIVGRDPVTGDLGVAVASKFLAVGALVPFARSGVGAVATQSYVNPNFGPDGLRLLASGLGPQEVAAQFQAQDADIQQRQFGIVGADGRSVTFTGEGCHAWAGGHAGTDVAMQGNILTGPGVMEAMRAAWEGAGGQPLPRRLLAALRAGDAAGGDRRGRQSAALLCVGPGRGYAGLTDDWVNLRADDHADPCGELERLLGLHDLLFGRPESTRELTEDELEWLRARLIIEDYATSLPAGPWDPETEAAAWAMFGTENLEERWVPGGRFDPAALNYLRERFGE; translated from the coding sequence ATGACCTTTTCCATCGTGGGGCGCGACCCCGTGACGGGCGACCTGGGCGTCGCCGTGGCGAGCAAGTTCCTGGCGGTCGGCGCGCTGGTGCCCTTTGCGCGCTCGGGCGTGGGCGCGGTCGCCACCCAGAGCTACGTGAACCCGAATTTCGGCCCCGACGGCCTGCGCCTGCTCGCCTCGGGGCTGGGGCCGCAGGAGGTCGCCGCGCAGTTCCAGGCGCAGGACGCGGACATCCAGCAGCGGCAGTTCGGGATCGTGGGGGCGGACGGGCGCAGCGTGACCTTCACGGGCGAGGGCTGCCACGCCTGGGCGGGAGGCCACGCGGGAACGGACGTGGCGATGCAGGGCAACATCCTGACCGGGCCAGGGGTCATGGAGGCGATGCGGGCAGCGTGGGAGGGGGCGGGAGGTCAGCCTCTCCCCCGGCGGCTGCTCGCGGCGTTGCGGGCCGGGGACGCCGCCGGGGGCGACAGGCGCGGGCGGCAGTCGGCGGCGCTGCTGTGCGTGGGGCCGGGGCGCGGGTACGCGGGCCTGACCGACGACTGGGTGAACCTGCGCGCCGACGACCACGCGGACCCCTGCGGCGAGCTGGAGCGGCTGCTGGGCCTCCACGACCTGCTGTTCGGGCGGCCCGAATCCACCCGCGAGCTGACCGAAGACGAGCTGGAATGGCTGCGCGCCCGATTGATCATCGAGGACTACGCGACCTCGCTGCCCGCTGGCCCCTGGGACCCCGAGACCGAGGCGGCGGCCTGGGCCATGTTCGGCACCGAGAACCTGGAGGAACGCTGGGTGCCGGGCGGGAGATTCGACCCGGCGGCCTTGAACTACCTGCGGGAGCGCTTCGGGGAATAA
- a CDS encoding 3-keto-5-aminohexanoate cleavage protein, translated as MLLKACLNGDRPPGSHPALPVTPAQLAQAAQAAAQAGAGALHLHPRDEGGRESLEAGAVAAALRVVRAACPGLPAGISSGFWILPDVAAQLAAARAWTVRPDFVSVNWHEAHARPLAETLLGLGVGVEAGL; from the coding sequence GTGCTTTTGAAAGCCTGTCTGAACGGTGACCGTCCGCCCGGCAGCCACCCGGCGCTGCCCGTCACGCCTGCCCAGCTCGCGCAGGCGGCGCAGGCGGCCGCCCAGGCGGGCGCGGGGGCGCTGCACCTCCACCCCCGGGACGAGGGCGGCCGGGAATCGCTGGAGGCGGGGGCCGTGGCCGCCGCGCTCAGGGTCGTGCGCGCCGCCTGCCCCGGCCTTCCCGCCGGGATTTCGAGCGGTTTCTGGATCCTGCCGGACGTGGCTGCCCAGCTTGCGGCGGCGCGGGCCTGGACCGTGCGCCCCGATTTCGTGTCCGTGAACTGGCACGAGGCCCACGCCCGGCCCCTGGCCGAGACACTGCTCGGCCTCGGCGTGGGTGTGGAAGCGGGGCTGTGA
- a CDS encoding 3-keto-5-aminohexanoate cleavage protein, with product MDRGPQEALDEAAAVLALLDEGGVGPPRLLHGAGKGAWPLLQEAGRRGLDTRTGLEDTLTLPDGTPARDNADLVRAARAVLASAR from the coding sequence ATGGACCGGGGGCCGCAGGAGGCGCTGGACGAGGCCGCCGCCGTTCTCGCACTGCTGGACGAGGGCGGGGTCGGGCCGCCCCGCCTGCTGCACGGCGCGGGCAAGGGCGCCTGGCCCCTGCTGCAAGAGGCCGGGCGCCGGGGCCTGGATACCCGCACCGGCCTGGAAGACACCCTGACGCTGCCGGACGGCACGCCCGCACGGGACAACGCCGACCTCGTGCGGGCCGCCCGGGCCGTGTTAGCCTCCGCCCGATGA
- the pyrF gene encoding orotidine-5'-phosphate decarboxylase: MTSAPPFAAAVTERTRRLQTRLCVGLDPRAGAYRDAAHLREHTLDVLEAAAPYAACLKPQLAFFEALGLPGFALLEEVCGAARTLGLPVILDGKRGDIGSTAQAYAQGWLTGAHAGDALTVNPFLGFGTLTPFVEAARANGGAVFVLVKTSNLDQADLQGQGVSERVAAEVARLGEEEQGEYASVGAVVGATHPGDLARFRSLMPRALLLLPGLGAQGAAAAELAPAFRPGGTGALASASRAVQYAQGLDVAASRAAARGLRDELNGALAPAR, encoded by the coding sequence ATGACCTCCGCGCCCCCCTTTGCCGCCGCCGTCACCGAGCGCACCCGCCGCCTCCAGACCCGGCTGTGCGTGGGCCTCGACCCCCGCGCCGGGGCGTACCGGGACGCGGCGCACCTGCGGGAACATACCCTCGACGTGCTGGAGGCCGCCGCCCCCTACGCCGCTTGCCTCAAGCCGCAGCTCGCCTTTTTCGAGGCGCTGGGGCTGCCCGGCTTCGCGCTGCTGGAAGAGGTCTGCGGGGCCGCCCGCACGCTGGGCCTCCCGGTGATTCTCGACGGTAAGCGGGGCGACATCGGCTCGACGGCGCAGGCCTACGCGCAGGGCTGGTTGACGGGAGCGCACGCGGGGGACGCGCTAACCGTGAATCCCTTTCTGGGCTTCGGGACCCTCACCCCGTTTGTGGAAGCGGCGCGGGCCAACGGCGGCGCGGTCTTCGTTCTGGTGAAAACCAGCAATCTCGATCAGGCGGACCTCCAGGGCCAGGGCGTCAGCGAGCGGGTGGCGGCGGAAGTCGCCCGGTTGGGAGAAGAGGAGCAGGGCGAGTACGCCAGCGTCGGCGCGGTCGTGGGCGCGACCCATCCGGGCGACCTCGCCCGCTTCCGGTCGCTGATGCCCCGCGCGCTGCTGCTGCTGCCCGGGCTGGGCGCGCAGGGGGCGGCGGCGGCGGAACTGGCCCCGGCATTTCGCCCCGGCGGCACCGGCGCCTTGGCAAGCGCCAGCCGGGCCGTGCAGTACGCGCAGGGGCTGGACGTGGCGGCGAGCCGGGCGGCGGCGCGGGGACTGAGAGACGAGCTGAACGGCGCGCTGGCCCCGGCGCGCTGA
- a CDS encoding AAA family ATPase: protein MTLFDPPAPLAERLRPQTVAEVVGQSHLLGPGKPLTRVLQSGRLGSLILWGPPGVGKTTLARLLAAEVGAHFIPLSAVSAGVKDVREAVAEAERVRGRGVRTILFLDEIHRFNKAQQDALLPHVESGLLTLIGATTENPSFEVNPALRSRARTLVLEALTQEEVRGLLERALADPRGLPGVTAQPEALDLLARLAEGDARRALSTLEVAATLADPVTPEAVTEAFGRHLPAMDKNGEDFYNLISALHKSVRASHVDASLYWLARMVEGGADTLYVARRIVRMAAEDIGLADPQALRLCVAARDTAEFLGSPEGDLALAQAVVYLALAPKSNSVYVAWKNALNAVREGETLPVPVHLRNAPTALMRSQGYGQGYAYYFDDPEGSFQQNYLPGGVALGLYEPTGEGWEARVAERWRKLREAHGEAPGGT from the coding sequence GTGACCCTCTTCGACCCGCCCGCCCCCCTGGCCGAGCGCCTGCGCCCGCAGACCGTCGCCGAGGTCGTGGGGCAATCACACCTGCTGGGGCCGGGCAAGCCGCTCACGCGCGTGCTGCAAAGCGGGCGGCTGGGGTCACTGATCTTGTGGGGACCGCCCGGCGTGGGCAAGACCACCCTGGCGCGGCTGCTCGCGGCCGAGGTGGGCGCCCACTTCATCCCGCTCTCGGCGGTGTCGGCAGGCGTCAAGGACGTGCGCGAGGCGGTGGCGGAAGCCGAGCGCGTGCGGGGCCGGGGCGTACGCACCATCCTCTTTCTGGACGAGATTCACCGCTTCAACAAGGCGCAGCAAGACGCGCTGCTGCCCCACGTCGAGTCGGGCCTGCTGACCCTGATCGGCGCGACCACCGAGAACCCCAGCTTCGAGGTCAACCCGGCGCTGCGGTCACGGGCGCGGACGCTGGTGCTCGAAGCGCTGACGCAGGAGGAGGTGCGCGGGTTGCTGGAGCGCGCACTCGCAGACCCACGCGGGCTGCCGGGGGTGACGGCCCAGCCGGAGGCCCTCGACCTGCTCGCCCGGCTCGCGGAGGGCGACGCGCGGCGGGCGCTCTCGACGCTGGAGGTCGCCGCGACGCTCGCCGACCCGGTGACCCCGGAAGCGGTGACCGAAGCTTTCGGGCGCCACCTTCCGGCGATGGACAAGAACGGCGAGGACTTCTACAACCTGATTTCCGCGCTGCACAAGTCGGTCAGGGCCTCGCACGTGGACGCTTCGCTCTACTGGCTGGCCCGCATGGTCGAGGGCGGCGCGGACACCCTGTACGTCGCCCGGCGGATCGTCCGCATGGCCGCCGAGGACATCGGCCTGGCCGACCCGCAGGCGCTGCGGCTGTGTGTGGCCGCCCGCGACACCGCCGAGTTCCTGGGCAGCCCGGAGGGCGACCTCGCGCTCGCGCAGGCGGTCGTGTACCTCGCGCTGGCGCCCAAGAGCAACTCGGTGTATGTGGCCTGGAAAAACGCCCTGAACGCCGTGCGCGAGGGCGAGACGCTGCCCGTGCCCGTCCACCTGCGCAACGCGCCCACCGCCCTGATGCGCTCTCAGGGCTACGGCCAGGGCTACGCCTACTATTTCGACGACCCGGAGGGCAGCTTTCAGCAGAATTACCTGCCCGGCGGCGTGGCGCTCGGCCTCTACGAGCCGACCGGCGAGGGGTGGGAGGCGCGGGTGGCGGAGCGCTGGCGGAAATTGCGGGAGGCGCACGGGGAGGCGCCGGGCGGCACCTGA
- a CDS encoding phytoene desaturase family protein, translating to MTPAPPLDALIVGAGPNGLTAAVTLARAGLRVRVLERRAHPGGGLSSAETTLPGYRHDLGSAVHPLGYASPALREWPLHAFGLEWVQPDAPFGHVLEDGTGVVVERELEAAARTLGADGAAWRALFGPLVADWRGVLDDVLRPLPRWPRHPLTLARFGLRGVPPAAWTAGLLRTPEARAAWAGLAAHANLPLSTPGTGAAALMLGTLAHAVGWPFPRGGAQSLTDALVGYLRFLGGEIEMGVEVRSLSDLPPARAVLVDSSPAALLNLLGSRVTPGYRAWLSRYRYGPGLLKLDYALQGPVPWRDPALARAGTLHLGGSLEQIARAEVEVARGAAPDRPYVLAAQHTLFDPTRAPAGGHTFWAYAHTPPGTPDTYADVIEAQIERAAPGFRDLVLARVTTNARQLEAFSPVFRGGDVNGGRGDLWGLLARPLPTPTPYRTPARGVYLCSSATPPGGGIHGMSGYWAARAALADVFGERGGRERRARQP from the coding sequence ATGACCCCGGCCCCGCCACTCGACGCCCTGATCGTGGGCGCAGGACCCAACGGGCTGACGGCGGCCGTCACGCTCGCGCGCGCGGGGCTGCGGGTGCGGGTGCTGGAGCGCCGCGCCCACCCCGGCGGCGGTCTGAGCAGCGCCGAGACGACCCTCCCCGGGTACCGGCACGACCTGGGCAGCGCGGTTCACCCGCTGGGGTACGCCTCGCCTGCCCTGCGGGAATGGCCGCTGCACGCCTTCGGGCTGGAGTGGGTGCAGCCGGACGCGCCTTTCGGGCACGTGCTGGAGGACGGAACCGGCGTGGTCGTGGAGCGCGAGCTGGAGGCGGCGGCGCGGACCCTGGGCGCGGACGGAGCCGCGTGGCGTGCCCTGTTCGGGCCGCTGGTGGCCGACTGGCGCGGGGTCCTCGACGACGTGCTGCGGCCCCTGCCCCGCTGGCCCCGGCACCCGCTGACGCTGGCGCGCTTCGGGCTGCGCGGGGTGCCCCCGGCCGCCTGGACGGCGGGCCTGCTGCGCACCCCCGAGGCGCGGGCGGCCTGGGCGGGCCTCGCCGCGCACGCGAACCTGCCGCTCTCCACCCCCGGCACAGGCGCGGCGGCGCTGATGCTGGGCACCCTCGCGCACGCGGTCGGCTGGCCCTTTCCACGTGGGGGGGCGCAGTCGCTCACGGACGCGCTGGTGGGCTACCTGCGTTTTCTGGGCGGCGAGATCGAGATGGGGGTGGAGGTCCGCTCCCTGAGCGACCTGCCGCCCGCCCGCGCGGTGCTGGTGGATTCCAGCCCCGCCGCGCTGCTGAACCTGCTGGGAAGCCGGGTCACGCCGGGCTACCGCGCGTGGCTCTCGCGCTACCGCTACGGCCCCGGTCTGCTGAAGCTCGATTACGCCCTCCAGGGACCGGTCCCGTGGCGCGACCCGGCCCTGGCGCGGGCGGGCACCCTGCACCTTGGCGGCTCGCTGGAGCAGATCGCGCGCGCGGAGGTCGAGGTGGCGCGCGGCGCGGCCCCGGACCGGCCCTACGTGCTCGCCGCGCAGCACACCCTCTTCGACCCCACGCGCGCCCCGGCGGGGGGGCACACCTTCTGGGCCTACGCGCACACGCCGCCGGGCACGCCCGACACCTACGCCGACGTGATCGAGGCGCAGATCGAGCGGGCCGCCCCCGGCTTCCGCGACCTCGTGCTGGCGCGGGTGACCACCAACGCGCGGCAGCTGGAGGCCTTCAGCCCGGTCTTTCGGGGCGGCGACGTGAACGGGGGCCGGGGCGACCTGTGGGGGCTGCTGGCCCGCCCGCTGCCCACCCCCACCCCGTACCGCACCCCCGCGCGCGGCGTGTACCTGTGCTCCAGCGCCACGCCGCCCGGCGGCGGCATCCACGGGATGAGCGGGTACTGGGCGGCGCGGGCGGCGCTCGCGGACGTGTTCGGGGAGCGGGGAGGCAGGGAGCGGCGCGCGAGACAGCCTTGA
- a CDS encoding serine/threonine-protein kinase encodes MEIGATVADRYLLRALLGEGGSAKVYRAEDIRLGREVAVKVLHPHLPEGERARFLREVRTLARLTHPGVVPVLDLGEVAGEGGEGRVFFTMPLLRGPITALGPLEDAPGPLAAFLTAAAFASRALGFIHGEGIVHRDLTPGNVLLDASGLPRLMDFGLVALSEHTRHLTRSGVTLGTPAYMAPEQARGVGVGPRSDLYALGAVLYRVACGSPPFVGDSDQSVLFQHVYEAPADPRDLNPAVPGAVARVLLTLLAKAPEDRPESGEAAAHLWALARREVWTAHARGQYRGGRVRTGEHPDGPARAEGLQEAWSVPLPGEVTWPAAVVGEGDLLAVGTRGGQLVLMHASGRPYATYAARDEVTAPATFVGGHILYGAWDGTLRRVGLADGQEVWRHQARAEFTGAPTLWGGRVLAASRDGHLHALGARTGELAWAYRAGGPVAASPVVWAGAALLCDENGWLHALDARSGSPLWKVEVGTVHATPALLPTAPGRATLLVPTWPGEVHALALSAASGRVTLEGQDPTLWTYDLEDEVWAAPAVTGGGAPGGLAIVAGWGGTVRALRLADGEDVWAHTLEGRVTASPVLSGGLVFLASEAGELAALDVRSGAVRWHRREREGVQATPLAAAGTLYVAFMNGTLRAYRAGAGEPQ; translated from the coding sequence ATGGAAATCGGCGCGACCGTCGCGGACCGCTACCTGCTGCGCGCCCTGTTGGGCGAGGGCGGCAGCGCCAAGGTCTACCGCGCCGAGGACATCCGCCTGGGCCGCGAGGTGGCGGTCAAGGTGCTGCATCCCCACCTGCCGGAAGGCGAGCGCGCCCGCTTCTTGCGCGAGGTCCGGACGCTGGCCCGCCTGACCCATCCCGGCGTGGTCCCGGTGCTGGACCTCGGGGAGGTGGCGGGCGAGGGGGGAGAGGGGCGGGTCTTTTTCACCATGCCGCTGCTGCGGGGGCCGATCACCGCGCTGGGGCCGCTGGAGGACGCGCCGGGACCGCTGGCGGCCTTCTTGACCGCCGCCGCCTTCGCCTCGCGGGCGCTGGGCTTTATTCACGGGGAAGGCATCGTCCACCGCGACCTGACCCCCGGCAACGTGCTGCTCGACGCGTCCGGACTGCCCCGGCTGATGGATTTCGGGCTGGTGGCCCTCTCCGAGCACACCCGGCACCTCACCCGCTCGGGGGTCACGCTGGGCACGCCCGCCTACATGGCGCCCGAGCAGGCGCGCGGGGTCGGGGTGGGGCCGCGCAGCGACCTCTACGCGCTGGGGGCGGTGCTGTACCGGGTGGCCTGCGGCTCGCCGCCCTTTGTGGGAGACAGTGACCAGAGCGTGCTGTTTCAGCATGTGTACGAGGCCCCCGCCGATCCGCGCGACCTCAATCCGGCGGTGCCCGGCGCGGTGGCGCGGGTGCTGCTGACCCTGCTCGCCAAGGCCCCCGAGGACCGCCCCGAGAGCGGGGAGGCCGCCGCGCACCTCTGGGCGCTGGCGCGGCGCGAGGTCTGGACCGCGCACGCGCGCGGGCAGTACCGGGGGGGCCGCGTCCGCACCGGCGAGCACCCCGACGGCCCCGCCCGCGCCGAGGGATTGCAGGAAGCCTGGAGCGTGCCGCTGCCCGGCGAGGTCACCTGGCCCGCCGCCGTGGTGGGCGAGGGCGACCTGCTGGCGGTGGGCACCCGGGGCGGCCAGCTGGTGCTGATGCACGCGTCCGGGCGGCCCTACGCGACCTACGCCGCCCGCGACGAGGTGACGGCCCCGGCGACCTTTGTGGGCGGCCACATCCTCTACGGCGCCTGGGACGGCACCCTGCGGCGGGTCGGGCTGGCAGACGGTCAGGAGGTCTGGCGCCACCAGGCCCGCGCCGAGTTCACCGGGGCGCCGACCCTGTGGGGGGGCCGGGTCCTGGCCGCCAGCCGCGACGGGCACCTGCACGCGCTGGGCGCCCGCACCGGCGAACTCGCCTGGGCCTACCGCGCGGGCGGGCCGGTCGCCGCCTCGCCGGTGGTGTGGGCGGGCGCCGCGCTGCTGTGCGACGAAAACGGCTGGCTGCACGCCCTCGACGCCCGCAGCGGGTCTCCGCTCTGGAAAGTCGAGGTCGGCACCGTCCACGCCACGCCCGCCCTGCTGCCCACCGCGCCGGGCCGCGCCACCCTGCTGGTCCCGACCTGGCCGGGCGAGGTCCACGCGCTGGCCCTCAGCGCCGCTTCCGGCCGGGTGACCCTGGAGGGCCAGGACCCTACCCTCTGGACCTACGACCTGGAAGACGAGGTCTGGGCCGCGCCCGCCGTCACCGGAGGCGGCGCGCCCGGCGGCCTCGCCATCGTGGCGGGCTGGGGGGGCACCGTGCGCGCCCTGCGTCTCGCGGACGGCGAGGACGTGTGGGCGCACACCCTGGAAGGCCGCGTGACCGCCAGCCCGGTCCTCAGCGGGGGGCTGGTCTTTCTGGCCTCCGAGGCCGGGGAACTCGCTGCCCTCGACGTCCGCAGCGGGGCCGTGCGCTGGCACCGGCGCGAGCGCGAGGGCGTGCAGGCCACGCCGCTGGCCGCCGCCGGAACCCTCTACGTGGCCTTTATGAACGGCACCCTGCGGGCCTACCGCGCCGGGGCGGGAGAGCCGCAGTAG
- a CDS encoding Sec-independent protein translocase subunit TatA/TatB, translating into MPNIGPAELLVILVIALLVFGPRKLPELGKSLGAGIREFRRGTAGLKEELEGSLREGPAAPAPAAAPVQTVVAQAVVPAVTPAPPTPVAPQAVTPAPAAAPAAPADDAPRS; encoded by the coding sequence ATGCCCAACATCGGTCCTGCTGAACTGCTCGTCATTCTGGTGATCGCCCTGCTGGTGTTCGGCCCGCGCAAGCTGCCTGAACTCGGCAAGAGCCTCGGCGCGGGCATCCGCGAGTTTCGCCGGGGAACGGCGGGCCTCAAGGAGGAGCTGGAAGGCAGCCTGCGCGAGGGTCCGGCCGCCCCTGCGCCGGCCGCTGCGCCCGTGCAGACCGTGGTCGCCCAGGCGGTCGTGCCTGCGGTGACCCCCGCGCCGCCCACCCCCGTGGCGCCCCAGGCCGTCACGCCCGCCCCCGCAGCGGCCCCGGCTGCCCCGGCGGACGACGCGCCCCGTTCCTGA